Below is a genomic region from Ictalurus furcatus strain D&B chromosome 27, Billie_1.0, whole genome shotgun sequence.
GCAAACTCCgaaatattcggaggagcttgcaatctttctaaattaccgcagactTACCGTTGATTTGGGACAAGACGCATCACGTGACCtaatcacaacgcgcattcagccaaagccctcttcgattcacgtctGTCGATCATGAATACAATTaacggtctcatttaccaacaaacatcactgtgaaaaaacatacaaaactatttcactcaattgcgatttcaccaattcaagtagttttccgcaaaaaactccgcaagtttcatggcaaattttgaaaaaagctgttgcaaaatcaagcattttgaccacaacaatcacaaaaaacctcaGCAAATCCTGTGCTGactgtaatatacagtaggCGAAAGGCAGTATGctaaaggagtagtatgtccgaattctcagtttcataaaacagtaggtgagaaattcATTACTATCATATTAAATGTGGTtgtagggtgttgctaggtgatTGCTAATGTATTCCAGTGGGTTGCTAACATGTTTCTTGTTGGTTGCCATGATATCCCATGTTGTTGCTATGGTGTTTCTAGGTGGTTGCTGTGCTAATCAAGTTGGTTGCTATGGTGTTGTGAGGTTTTTCTCATGATATTTCAGATATTATAACCTTAATTCTGATCCCACAAGCACAAGCTCACTATTCATATAGTATAATTCCTGTATAATTTCATGGAGCTAAGAAGAAGAACAGTATGCTGTCTCTATCAAGTAAAATAATTCAGTTATAGAGACGCTTTTTTACAGCACAAAAGCAAGGCGATAGAGTAAGAAAAGGGCATTAATCACACTTGTAGAAGAGACGAAGCTAAAATGGAGAGGTGTGAAAACACAATGCAGTGGTACGCGCACTACTCAACTTCCGTATCTTTACTGCTCGTGTCATGAAGAAGTTCATAACTGCTTACAAGTGCAGTACGAGTGAAGGAGGAACAGGCTGATTAAGGCAGTTAATGTTCATTAAAACAGTAAGATaggtttattttgtatttataagGATATTTTTGGTCTAAACTCTTCACGTGGTGGATCTTCAAGTGTCGGCTGTCTGAAGGCGGATGTCACCATGTTGTACAGAATGTGGAGAGATATTACAGTAGCAGCGATCCTCATGTTACTGACAGGTAAACTTTTCCAATATTTCAGCTCTTTCTACTGTTTTTATGTGCTGTTGTGTCACTACTGCAACAGTTCAGAAAATCCTTCAACAGGTCTGTGTGTTCAgaagtatttttatgaatttgacAAGATTTAGGTGCAGAAACGAACATTTGTAGGAAGTTGTAGAGTAAGAGACACGAGTTATAGAGCAAGAAACCAAATGTATTACTGCAAATTCTACTGAAACATACATATATCAAttcattatattaaattatttttacattatcaaatcattacattatgttatgaatgtattatataatatattaatgtcCTGCacctctctttttctgtgtgaGTTTATTTGCACTGTTTATTCTATAAACCCAGATGAAGTTTATGAACAGTTTCAAACTGAGTTGTATTTTTACCTCCATTTTCACACGTCTTTGGCTCAATCGCTATGTGTGACtgagaacagcagcagcagcggtgGTTAAGGCTGTAGTTACAGTCTTGCAGCTGGTCAGAGTCATTGCTGTATGTGTTTAACTCACTTTACTttgtgtgttgtgctttgtgctttgtgtgtgtgtgtgtgtgtgtgtgtgtgtgtgtgtgtgtgtgtgttccaggagTTCAGGCTCAACACAGTGTAACTCTCTCCTCTCAGAGTCTCTGTGTTGTTACTGGATCTACAGTAAAAATCCCCTGTAAATTTATACCTGGTCACTCCAGTGTCACACAGACAGAGTGGTATCGAGTCCAGAGCTCTGAAGGAGAACCACGAGACCTGAGGAAAGATCCACAATACTCAGGACGAGTGTCTGTAAGCACCTGGTGGTCTTCCTGTGAGCTGACAGTGAGgaatgtgagagtgagtgactCTGGAGTTTATAacttcagatttaaaacacagaGAAGTGACTGGATATCAGCCTCATCTGGCATTCATCTGACTgtcacaggtaacacacacacacacacacacacacacacagcagctgcaAAACTACACAACAACAGTTACATCAGAGGACATGGTTGCAGGGTTCAGAGTTGTGTAAATGTCACTGATAGAGCTTTTAAAATTCTTGAGTAGAAATGAGAGTTTAGAGAACTAATTATGGTATGTAGATAGTTTGTgcatggtaacacacacacacacacacacacacacacacacacacacgcacacacacacacacacattattgtaTAATATGTAGTATGTATTCCAGGTATGTAGTATTTACAGAGTTTtggtatataattgtgtgtagACTTGCAGGTGAAGGTGGATCCTAACACTGTAGGACAGAGAGAAGTGAAAGTGACCTGTAGCTCCACCTGCAGCATCAGCACAGACTATTTCAACTGGTACAGGAATGGCCTTTACATCGCATATACCTATGACTCCTCCACTGTCCTCGACTTGACCAGTCCTTATGATGAAGTCAGCTACTCCTGTAAGGTGCACGAGAGTGAACACCGCTCTCCTCCAGTGTGTAAGTATCAGAGTAAATCTGTCCCTCAGCATCAAACTGAAACCAGTAACTCATATTGCTGTCATTAAATCATCATGCTTTGCTTATATCATTGTTTCTGAAATGGTGACTTAATTTGAGAAAAGAAAGGTTTCTAAATCAGTGATGGTgtgttatataatttaatactttaatgaatgatttagtaaataatttaataatagaTCGGTTAATAAATTGTTGATGCTGTTCAAATGTAGTCAAAACACGTCACTTCCCTTCACAATTCCACCTCAGAATATTTGCCTCCATTTTCAGATGTTAGAATTATATTGATCCAGATTtcctttaattatatattttactggTTTACAGACCAACTCACATTTCACCTTCATTTCAGCCTCAGAAGTCTAAATGCAGCTCTCATCATTCGAGTTCTTCCTTCCTGTGTgcacctctctgtgtgtttcaggtgtactGGGTAAAGAGTGTCGGGGTGTGACTTACACTCCTGAACGTGTGTGTGCTCTGAAAGACACGTCGATTGATGTCTCCTGCTCTTATAAACACCCTGCAGGACACACAGTGATAAAATCAGTCTGGTTTTTTAAAGTGCAGGCTGATGTGACACCCCATATCTGTTAGAGTGCAATAAACTCACATGCAGTGATTCATGACTAGATCTGGATTTCAgttctcattttgttttgtttcaggtGTTTTTGATGAGAAGAGCTGCTGGAGCGTGACTTACTCCACCCAGACTATCTGCTCTCTGATTGGATCATCAGTGGAAATACACAGTTATTTCACCTTCCCTAATCGTTACAAGGTCACAAAAGTGTTCTGGTTCATTAAAGAGCAGACTGTTGTTGAACCTGTGGATGTGAGAGAGGATAAGGAGTATCAGGACCGAGTGCAGTACACACAGATCTCCCAGAATAACTGTAGTCTGAGAATCActaacctgagagagagagacgctcaAACATACAGATTCAGATTCTACACTGATGATCCTACAGGCAAATACACCGGCCAACCTggagtctctctgtctgtcacagGTAATGCAACACAATTATACATttacttaaagctgcagtacagaactttttttctttaaaaatgaacaaaaatcaattattgagcaagtacataaaaaagTCAGTGTTgaaaactgtctccttaccttaccccGATTCACAACAGcaagcttataataatgatttataatttgagctgtcggGTTGGATTTTGTGAGAAATATTGTGAGAAATTTTGTGAGAAATATCAGTTTGACGTCATTCGTCTTTGCGTGATTACGTCACgtccgtaaacagaaagaagaccCAGCTACTATATCTCATGTGTGGATGCTGAGAATAGTGGAGTGTTCGTAGCTTGttcttacaacagttgcttagaatttaaacttgtctCCAAAATGACTGCTATAAATTTGGATAGTTCTAAATGGCTATCATCGTTGATATCTGGagaatcagctgttgtcaaaaccaagaagccTCGAACTgcggagagcctgcagtcaaaaaagaaagcgacagagcccgttctaaaacaagaataaatatAGGCATGGCTTTCGTGAGGTGGTGAAACCTCAGAGATCTGAAGAGATTGAAAACTGATGCAGAGATgactttttttctgctgaacaggtgacatttcagtggctcagtaggtagctagctaacattagtggACTTGTTCGCTTGATTCATCTAGGTATCGAGTTTCCtatgtttttttggtgttgtaaTGTTATGTTTCCAACAGAGATGGcaatagagaggcaaaagttcagcACTGCAGCTTTAACTACATTTATACAGATGGAATAGATGAAAATAATGAACCAGTTTATAATTTGCAGATCTGAAGGTTACAGTATCAGACTGGGATAACGGCTTCAAGAAGCTGAGCTGCACCACCTGCACTCTGTCTAACAACCCCACTTACATCTGGTACAAGAACGGACAGCGTGTCACTAACCCGTACAGAAATTATCTGTACGTCAGTAGTGGGGAATCAGGCAGCTACTCCTGTGCTGTAAGAGGACATGAGGAGCTTCACTCTCCTGCTGTCTGTAAGAACTCTCTTTACACTtcactcactctgtcatcaTCTCACTGCCAGCTTCTGTGTATGGAAGACCAAAAGTTGAATATTCTTTTCTCTGtgacttttttaaacatttgaggCCATTCTGATACATGTAGATAGCAACTCGTGTTAAATAATAGTTTTAAGTTTTAGTGTAAATTTTAAACATAaatctaaatgttaaatataaatattaaaaatattttttataaatattcatttcaaatcttaaatgtaaacatagaacttaaatgttttgttaataTTCTAACTGCCCCGCCCTCTCAGAGTGTGCATCATGGGAAAACACAGTGCCAGTAGGGTTACCAGGTTTATACCATACTTTGCTAGTTTTGGAACAAAGTTGAGGATGTGAAAAACACATCTGCTGATGGGGAATTTGGCCGATTTAGAAACAAGCTACGACCTCCAAAATcatgttttaaagcaaataattgGAAATAAATCAACCCAATTTCTACAAACATATGCTATGGCAAAGAGAAAATCAAATGCAGACACTGTAGAGCAATCTAcaatgtacagaaccatttctgttttCTACTGAAGTCCAGAAAGGCCacgagttgttgtttttttcatgtgatttcaagataacaaaagttgttttctacagaaagaaaaagatcacaacttatttattattatttatttgtttgtttgtttatttatttatttgtttgtttcgttTGGCTCCCCATATCTGTTAGATTGCAGTAAACTCACATGCAGTGATTCATGACTAGATCTAGATTTCTgttctcattttgttttgttcaggtGTTTTAGATGAGAAGAGCTGCTGGAGTGTGACGTACTCCACACAGACTATCTGCTCTCTGATTGGATCATCACTGGACATACACAGTTATTACACCTTCCCTAATCGTTACAAGGTCACAAAAGTGTTCTGGTTCATTAAAGTGCAGGCTGGTGTTGAACCTGTGGATGTGAGAGAGGATGAGGAGTATCAGGGCCGAGTGCAGTACACACAGATCTCCCAGAATAACTGTAGACTGAGAATCActaacctgagagagagagacgctcaAACATACAGATTCACATTCTACACTGATGGGGGTAAATACACCGGTGATCCTggagtctctctgtctgtcacagGTAATGCAACACAATTATCCATTATAcacttaattacatttacagagattaaataaatgaaaattataaGTCCCGTGTGTTATTTTCAGATCTGAAGGTTACAGTATCAGACTGGAGTGAGCAGTACATGAATCTGAGCTGCATCACCACCTGCACTCTGTCTAACAACCCCACTTATATCTGGTACAAGAACAGACAGCGTGTGTCTGAGTGTAAATCTGCCTCCTGCTCTGTAGCTGCAGTCGGTGGTGCGGTCAGTTACAGCTGTGCTGTTGAAGGCCATGACAgtctcctctctcctccattGTGTGAGTGTGGATTTTACTCTCCTCAATCATAGTACATCTATATCTGTATCAAATGCTgatcctgaacacacaccagctgattcaggtgttttatttctaatcaGATTCTCCTAAAAACACCAGCGCAGTGGTTCTTTCCTCTGGAGACACAGTGGAGGGGGATTCAGTGACTCTGAGCTGTAGCAGTGATGCAAACCCTCCTGTTCTCACCTACTCCTGGTTTAAACAGAGAGCAGCTGCAGACACACTGCTGACAACAGGCCAGAATTACAGCATCAGCAACATCAGCTCCCAGCACAGCGGACTGTACTACTGCACTGCTCACAACCAGCTGGGACAGCACAACTCTACACcaacacacctggatgtgaagagTAATTCTACACcaacacacctggatgtgaagggtaactctacacagacacacctggatgtgttGGGTGACTCTACAcagacacacctggatgtgttAAGTGACTCTACAcagacacacctggatgtgttAAGTGACTCTACAcagacacacctggatgtgttAAGTGACTCTACAcagacacacctggatgtgttAGGTGACTCTACAcagacacacctggatgtgttAAGTGACTCTACAcagacacacctggatgtgtcAGGTAAGTacaatgtaaaacatttatgtGGCTGTAAAAAGCGGAGGaacagaaataacaaaaatgtcTCACACtgcttattatttattgctgaAGGGTCAGAGGGGAACACAGTGTTAAAAGTCATCATGGTGGTACTGGCTGTCTTCCTGGCATTAACACTAATCTCAGGAGCTTTGTGGATGTggtatgtaaatattttggaaacatgatttattattaaataatcgTTTACAATCAGCATGAACATGTGCTTGTTGTTTCTCAGGAAGAGGAAGTCAAGCTCAGCTAATGGCCACAGCAGCACTGGTGAGAGTGGACAGGTGAGTGTGGTTCAAAGGAGGGACTGTttgatcatgtgacatgttgATATATAAAGTTTATTCTGTGTTCTTTTTCAGCCACAGTTTTCTTCTGTGTATGAAAATGTCCCAGCCTCAAACCTTAGTGGGAGAGTCACCTCAGATGATCAAGATTCCATTCACTATGccagtgttgtttttaaaaactccCACACACAGGAAGGGTCTCCGTCACCCAGACTTCCTCCAGACACCACAGAGGACGAAGATGTTCAGTATGCTGCTGTGAACGTTAGCAGGAGCACTGCTGCCATCCAGTGAGCAGATTATTATCATTACACCAACACTAACTGTGCTGCTCAGTCTACTTCATTAAGTTCATTAAGTGACTGAttagaaatgtaaaacattacacTATTCTAGTCTTTAGATCACTTCTTTTTGTTCCACAGGCTTGTGACAGATGAAGCAGATGAAGATTCATCTCAGATCTACAGCAAGGTCCAGAAACTCCCCAAAAAAGAGAAAGCTGAGATGTGATTGTTTTGATCTGTATCCAAACTGAACAGGAGAAGAGGGGCGGCTTTGGCATTTTATCAGAATAGCAGTATCGATGCTTCAGTAGTGTATTGTAGTGTTCATTTAGTACTGTACGCTGTTTTACCTTAACAATTGTATATTCAGGTCAGAATTTTTAAGAGGAACATAGATTAAGGattaatgtttttatacatCTGTGTTTTTTCCATTATAATCTGTATTAATGTTTTTGACTTAttcttctatttttatattcattttaatgctATTCAATTGATACTGCTctttttattagtagtattcTATCTATGCTTTCTTTATATATTCTGTGGTATTTTAGCAATAactataaaactttttttaacgGTATTACTTATGGGCCGATGTAGCAATAGATGCTTTCTGCATCCTTCTGTGACCCGTAGTTCTCTGGTGGAGAGCCATACCTGGTTCGTAGTTGAATGTTTCTCCAAGCCGTCTGTCTGCTAATTTCTTGGTGACTTGGGCTGCATGGTCTAGGTGTTGGTGAGCCTGTTCCCACATCTACTCACTCTGCTGGAACCAGAAGTCCACAGCGGGTGAGTCCATGTGGTTGGCGTTCCATGAGAACAGAGGTGGCTGGTAACTCAATTCTGGGAATTCTGCCCATGGGAGGAATTGTGCCCAGTTATTCTGGTTGTCAGCACAGAAAGCTCATAGGAAGCGTCTAATCTCCTGGTTAGCCTTGACTTGGAACTCCACTCCACTTGGAGCTGGAAGCCTGATGTCAGGCTTACGGAGATGACCAGCTTTTCCAAGAAATCCCTTCACACCCGGGTCGTGAATCTGGGTCCTCCTGGATGACTGAGCAAAAGTTCTGCCATTCCAAAGGCTCATTGCAGTCCAGGGAGAGAAATTGGGTGCAGGGACTTGGAAAACCACTCCACGATCACCATGATGACAGTGTTGTTGTGTGATGCGGGAAGATCGGTTATGAAGTCTATCGTTAGGTTTGACCATGGTCTTAGGGGTGTAGGTAGTGGGAAGAGCTTGCAGTATGTGCGTGATACTTTGGCTTTAATGCAGACTGAGCAGAATGAGATGAAATGGTGAAGGTCTTGGGGCATTTGTGGCCACCAGTATTTACCTTGCAGTAGTTGGTGTGTTTTATGAGTGGCAGGAGAGGTGTGAGCCCATGTGATTAAGCTTTCCCCAAGGGAAGAGGGCACAAATTTCTTTCCCCCTTTTCTAGCAGGTTGGCTAGTAGAGACGCTGTACTCCTGAAGCCACGTATGAAGTGTCAGAGTTAGTGAAGCCCATAAAACGTAACTCTTTAACTGTGGTGGGTTCTGACCAATAGGCCATGGGGCAATGAGGAGGGAGGCCACTTGCCTTGATCACTTGGGCTGTGGTTTCAGTGTTTTCATTGGATGTAGAGGCCACATTGACTGAGGGAGTGAGGAGGCGTCATGATTTCATGCTCCTTCCATGAGATTTGGTGGTTGTGGGCCTGCATCCATGGGAAACCCAGCATCACTGGGAACTTAGTTGTGAAGGTTACGGTGAGAGTGACTTTGAGGGTGAAGGGTTCTGTGCGTTGGGTGACTGACCCACCTCCAATGGGTCCTCCCGAGCACTGAATAATCTGTTGCTGAGAATAACCCAAGTAGAAGTACAGCCTTTTAACGCCTTTGCCATTCCACATAGTCAAATTTATTCTGGACTAGTAATATGGGTTCTGTGGCCTGGATCTTGGGGACTGGAATGGCAGTCACCCTCAGTCTGTTCCTGATTAGGGTGTCGAGACGAATGGACATATTGTTCAAGGATTCGAGGATAACCTGATCCATTGTGAACATGCCAGATCGGTGAGTATCTCCTCAATGAGCCATCAACAATAGGTGACTTTGAGGGCCGGCTTGTTCCAGCCACCACCCTCTGCTAATGTGTGGAAACAGAGCATATTCAGCAGTTCTCTTGTTTAAGTGTGAAGAGTCGCTCAGCATTCTCTTTGTCCTCAGGAGACTGGTCGAAAACTCACTGGAATAGTGTAGGAAGCTGTCATAGGAAACAATTTACTCTTCCCCTTGGTTCCAAATGGCCGTAACCCATGCTAACACCTTATCATTAGCATTTTGATAAACTGGCAGATTTTGTTGTGGTCCGGAACCCTCTCTTGAACCCTCTCTTGAACCCTCTCAGCGGAGTAAAGTGAGCACTGAAGCATGAAATCCTTGCAGCTGGCTGAGTAGCCAGCATACTTCTCATGACCAGAGACGAACGAGGATTCTGGCAGGGAGACAGCTGGAGTGGTGGCTCACAGCTGTACTACCTGTTTGGTGAGCAGGGTAAGGTGATGAAGAAACAATTTGAACTAGGGCAGACAAGAGCAAAAcgagaaaaacagaaataaaatcaataaatcaaagGCTTGGTGTTGACTGGTACAAATGACACTGAGTGTAAACTTTGCAGTGAGTGCATGGAGTGAGAGTCCTTTAATACTTGAGAGTAGCTGTGATGGTAATTGAGTCCAAGTGTGTATGATCAGTAATCAGGTGAGTGTGAAGTGAGAGAGTCTGTGGTGGCTGGGTGATGTAGTCCTTGCCAGC
It encodes:
- the LOC128602596 gene encoding B-cell receptor CD22-like; its protein translation is MLYRMWRDITVAAILMLLTVKIPCKFIPGHSSVTQTEWYRVQSSEGEPRDLRKDPQYSGRVSVSTWWSSCELTVRNVRVSDSGVYNFRFKTQRSDWISASSGIHLTVTDLQVKVDPNTVGQREVKVTCSSTCSISTDYFNWYRNGLYIAYTYDSSTVLDLTSPYDEVSYSCKVHESEHRSPPVCVLGKECRGVFDEKSCWSVTYSTQTICSLIGSSVEIHSYFTFPNRYKVTKVFWFIKEQTVVEPVDVREDKEYQDRVQYTQISQNNCSLRITNLRERDAQTYRFRFYTDDPTGKYTGQPGVSLSVTDLKVTVSDWDNGFKKLSCTTCTLSNNPTYIWYKNGQRVTNPYRNYLYVSSGESGSYSCAVRGHEELHSPAVCVLDEKSCWSVTYSTQTICSLIGSSLDIHSYYTFPNRYKVTKVFWFIKVQAGVEPVDVREDEEYQGRVQYTQISQNNCRLRITNLRERDAQTYRFTFYTDGGKYTGDPGVSLSVTDLKVTVSDWSEQYMNLSCITTCTLSNNPTYIWYKNRQRVSECKSASCSVAAVGGAVSYSCAVEGHDSLLSPPLYSPKNTSAVVLSSGDTVEGDSVTLSCSSDANPPVLTYSWFKQRAAADTLLTTGQNYSISNISSQHSGLYYCTAHNQLGQHNSTPTHLDVKSNSTPTHLDVKGDSTQTHLDVLSDSTQTHLDVSGSEGNTVLKVIMVVLAVFLALTLISGALWMWKRKSSSANGHSSTGESGQPQFSSVYENVPASNLSGRVTSDDQDSIHYASVVFKNSHTQEGSPSPRLPPDTTEDEDVQYAAVNVSRSTAAIQLVTDEADEDSSQIYSKVQKLPKKEKAEM